In Amycolatopsis methanolica 239, a single genomic region encodes these proteins:
- a CDS encoding LysR family transcriptional regulator yields MDVGRLRVLRELADRGSVTAAAKALHCTPSAVSQQLRALQAEVGLVLTEPAGRGLRLTDAGRALVVRADEVIAAVDRAEAELDVFRSLPRGRVRVAIFPSAALMLLPGLLHRFAEVEGLDVEVRDVDMTPAEVPGLVADFDIVVTHRDEHAEPFPSDRLDVVPLLREPLDVALPRGHRLAKRRRVDLTELAGEQWISVDVGFPVDDVLRSLAVRTGVRPQVKQRINDFRIIEALVAAGHGIALLPRYTLAGTWSRRIVRRPLAGIRAARLIEAVLRTGAGTRPPVATVLDLLHAEAAAVTKQP; encoded by the coding sequence ATGGACGTCGGGCGGTTGCGGGTGCTGCGTGAGTTAGCGGACCGCGGGAGCGTGACGGCGGCGGCGAAAGCGCTGCACTGCACGCCGTCGGCGGTGTCGCAGCAGCTCCGGGCGCTGCAGGCGGAGGTCGGGCTGGTGCTCACCGAACCGGCGGGGCGGGGGCTGCGGCTCACCGACGCCGGCCGGGCGCTGGTGGTGCGGGCGGACGAAGTGATCGCCGCGGTGGACCGGGCCGAGGCGGAGCTGGACGTGTTCCGCAGCCTGCCGCGCGGGCGGGTGCGGGTGGCGATCTTCCCGTCCGCCGCGTTGATGCTGCTGCCCGGGCTGCTGCACCGGTTCGCCGAGGTCGAGGGCCTGGACGTCGAGGTGCGCGACGTCGACATGACGCCGGCCGAGGTGCCCGGGCTGGTCGCCGACTTCGACATCGTGGTCACCCACCGGGACGAGCACGCCGAGCCGTTCCCATCGGACCGGCTCGACGTGGTCCCGCTGCTGCGCGAGCCGCTGGACGTGGCGCTGCCGCGCGGCCACCGGCTCGCGAAGCGCCGCCGCGTGGACCTCACCGAGCTGGCCGGCGAGCAGTGGATCTCGGTGGACGTCGGTTTCCCGGTCGACGACGTGTTGCGCTCGCTGGCGGTGCGGACCGGGGTGCGGCCGCAGGTCAAGCAGCGGATCAACGACTTCCGGATCATCGAGGCGCTGGTCGCGGCCGGGCACGGGATCGCGTTGCTGCCGCGCTACACGCTGGCCGGGACCTGGTCGCGCCGGATCGTGCGGCGGCCGCTGGCAGGCATCCGCGCGGCGCGGCTCATCGAAGCCGTCCTGCGCACCGGCGCCGGCACCCGGCCGCCGGTGGCCACCGTGCTGGACCTGCTGCACGCCGAGGCCGCGGCGGTGACGAAGCAGCCCTAG